The sequence below is a genomic window from Cryobacterium arcticum.
GCCCCGGGTTGGAGCTGACGACCAGCATGAGTGCCTCTTCGGCGTTGTAGTGCGGTGCCACATACGGCACAAACGAACCCGGCACGCTGGCCTGCAGGTCGTCCACGAACCTGTTTATCCGCTCGACCTGATGGTTATATATGCCCGCCAGTTGCTCTTGGAGAAAGAGCGGGTCTGTTTTCATTCTCCTGGCCACGCTGAATGGTACCGAAGCGGCGGGATCCCTCGATTCGGCCGCGTGGCCGCCCCGGCGAGCACACAGCTCGCCGGGCGACTCCCCTACTCCTTCTGCAGCTTCACCGTTGTCGTGGTTCCGAGGGCGCTCACCTTGTAGCTAATGGTGCCGCTCTCATACGTGAACTCTTTGGTGTCGTCCGAGGACGCCAGCATGGCCGAATCCGTGGCTGCTGCATCCCGCTGTGACGTCCATGTGACGGGCTCGCTCGCGTCGGTCGGAGCGACGAATGTGCCGACCCAGTAGACCGACGTGGTGTCCCCGCCGTCGGTGACCCAGTCGACACTGATCGTGTCTGCGGTGATCGTGGCCTGCTGATACGCATCTTCACTGGCGGAGTTGCTTTGCTTCCAGGTGCCGGTCAGGTCTGGTGCCTGAGCCACCTCTTCGGTGGGCGTCGAGTCCACGGGTGCGGATGCAGTTGTAGACGTAGTTGCCTCTGTGGCGCTGCACCCCGTGAGGGCAAGAGCAATGGTGAGAACGATGGGTACAGCGAATTTCTTCATGTTGTCATCATGACGCAGATGCTGAAGGCCCCTGACCGGTGTTGGGAGTGGACCGGCACCGCGACATGAGCCTGGGTCTCGGCTACCCCTCTACGGCGTCGAACCGTTCCCGCGCCTGCTCTACCTCGGGCATGTTCTCGGTGGTCCACCGCAGCAGCGCATCGACGAGTTCGTTGAGGGTATTGCCCACCGGCGCGATCCGATACTCCACGGCCACCGGACGGGTCTGCAGCACCACCCGCTCGATCATGCCGTTGCGCTCGAGCCGGCGCAGCGACGCGGTGAGCGACTTCTGCCCGATGGCCGGGATCGCCCGGCGCAGCTCGTTGAACCGCAGGTCCTTGCCGCAGAGCACATCGAGCACCTGCAGTGACCACTTATCGAGCACCTGGTCGAGCAATTCGCGGTGCGGAGCATCCACCTGGAGAAGCGCGGAACCGGCCGGAGAGGTGTCATTCATGACACCTAGTCTCGTTGAAGTTCCCTTCGTGCACTAGGTAGACAGGAGATACCACCTACCGACTTCAACGAAAGCAGCCCCACATGAGCGTCGAAACCTTCTCCCCCGCCAATCTGTTGCAGCCCGTGCCGTATCACCACGTCGCCATCGGCACCGGCACCCGCCACGTGCACGTCGCCGGTCAGATCTCCCGCGACGGCGACGCCACCCACATCGCCACCGGCGACCTCACCGGCCAGGTCGCCCAGGTGCTCCGCAACACCGCCCTTGGCCTGGCCGGTGCCGGCGCCACCTTCGCGGATGTCGTGCGGTTGCGTTTCTTCCTCACCGACGCATCCGCGCCGGGTCGGGTCGAGGCCTTCATGGCCGGCATCGAGCTCGTCGCCGAGGAACTGGGCCTACCGCAGCCGCTGCCGCCGGTCTCAGTCATCGGGGTGGACTTCCTCTTCGAACCCGACGTGCTCGTGGAGCTGGAGGCCTACGCCGTGCTCGACTGAGCGAGGTCGACGTTTCGCGGGCCAGGCGCCGTTGCGCACCAGGCGTGCCACCGGCGAAGCGGCGCTTTGCTCGCGCCCCTCGAAGAACCGGCCGCGCGGCACCCACTCAGCCGCCGGGAACCGGCGAGCACTGCACGGGCCATGCGCCCATCCGGAGGCCGTTCGGCAAGCCTCAGCCTCGAGCGGCGACGGTGCCTGCCCGGGTCGCGGCCAGCGATTCCAGCAGGCGGAGCTTGTCGGCGCTGGCGGTTCCGCTGACGGCCTTGTAGACGATCAGTTGCTGGCCGGGCGTGGAGCGGATGTCGAAGGCGTTGTAGTCGAGCTCGATGTCGCCGACGTCGGGGTGCCGAAACGACTTCGCCTCGTTCGTCTTGCCGCGCACGTCGTGCCGCGCCCACAGGAGTCGGAACTCGGCGCTGGCGCGGTGGAGCGTGGCGACAAGCTCCCGTACGCGCTCGTGACTGCCGGCGTGGCCGAGGGCGAGACGGATGTTGGCGACGCAGGTCTCGGTCGCGCGTTCCCAGTCGGTGAAGAATGCCTTTCCGGCCGGATCGACGAAAGTCATCACGGCGAGATTGTCGGACCGGGCGAATCCGGAGTACAGGGCATCCGCCAGGTCGTTGGTGGCGAGGATGTCGAGTTGGCGGTTGATGATGACCGCGGGAGTGTGCGGCCACGCCTCGAGCAGCTCCTGAAGCGACTCGTCCACGGCGTCCCGCACCGGTGTGCGGGTCGTCGGCATGAGACCGGCCAGGCGGAAGAGGTGTTCCCGACGGTCGGCGTCGAGGCCGAGGGCCCCGGCGATTGCGTTCAGCACCGCGGGAGAGGGGTTGCGTTCGCGACCCTGTTCGAGGCGGGTGTAGTAGTCCACGCTGATGCCGGCCA
It includes:
- a CDS encoding winged helix-turn-helix transcriptional regulator yields the protein MNDTSPAGSALLQVDAPHRELLDQVLDKWSLQVLDVLCGKDLRFNELRRAIPAIGQKSLTASLRRLERNGMIERVVLQTRPVAVEYRIAPVGNTLNELVDALLRWTTENMPEVEQARERFDAVEG
- a CDS encoding RidA family protein; amino-acid sequence: MSVETFSPANLLQPVPYHHVAIGTGTRHVHVAGQISRDGDATHIATGDLTGQVAQVLRNTALGLAGAGATFADVVRLRFFLTDASAPGRVEAFMAGIELVAEELGLPQPLPPVSVIGVDFLFEPDVLVELEAYAVLD
- a CDS encoding helix-turn-helix domain-containing protein, producing the protein MTNTEMGAFLKARRGHVQPDDVGIGTLPGRRVTGLRREEVAMLAGISVDYYTRLEQGRERNPSPAVLNAIAGALGLDADRREHLFRLAGLMPTTRTPVRDAVDESLQELLEAWPHTPAVIINRQLDILATNDLADALYSGFARSDNLAVMTFVDPAGKAFFTDWERATETCVANIRLALGHAGSHERVRELVATLHRASAEFRLLWARHDVRGKTNEAKSFRHPDVGDIELDYNAFDIRSTPGQQLIVYKAVSGTASADKLRLLESLAATRAGTVAARG